Within Lolium rigidum isolate FL_2022 chromosome 5, APGP_CSIRO_Lrig_0.1, whole genome shotgun sequence, the genomic segment CTTCACATTAATTTAACAACATTTACATTATATAACAAGCATAAATATGGCTGCGTCTTTGCCTCATTATTCTTTTTCATCGTTGGAATTTATCCTTTTTTCACTTAAACCTGGTCGGTGCTTAACAATTATTCGAGGCCTCTATCCAAGAATAAGATTGAGAAGAGAGATTAAAAGTGCTTCCGAGGATGCAAAGATAGATCTTCCTCAAAAGGGAACATCACATGACCATCTAGTCATCACTTTTGCAAAAGGAACATACCTTTTTTCGAAATAAAGCTGGCGTGTGAGATGTTTGGACCTTAAACTTAGTGCATGAATTCCAATATCCCTTTCTTTTTGGTTAAATAACCTCATTCTTACTTCGTAAGCATGCATTTGGCACTTGTAACACGGTTGAGCTATTCTATTCTCAATTCAAATTTCATTCTCCAGAAATTTATAGTTATGTGGCATAGGCTTTTTAGATATACTATATAAGAGGAGGGGTCTCCTTGGAACAAAATATATGATATAAATTATTGTCATTCCTTCTCGTACATTTCATTTTATCTGATTAAGTTCCTTCCTAGTTAAGTACTTCTAAATTTTATAAGGGCATGATTATGTTCGAAAAATACTCTATGGAATGTGATGGAATATATAATTTAAATGGTTTGCTAATTCCAACTTGCATAAAAAATTCTTATTGTACAGTCCAACTCCAAGAACTGGCTATCCAACACCCATATACATCAAGATTCTATGACTTCATAAACTCTGAGAATGAATATTTTATTTTTGCAAACAAATTATGTCAAGAACCGGCTATCCAACAACGATATCCACCCTTCAAGCCATATGACCTacatatgttttcttcttatgtgGGTGGCATATGTTGTTGAGTTATATATGTCCACTTGCGCAAAACAAGCAAAGATCGAACTTGTATTGCATTATAAAAATGAGTCCATAGGACGAAGGAGCCCTTGAGGTAATATATTAAGGTAGGAGAAGCTCTATGCACAACCTTGCAGAGCCATGGCTAGAATGCAGGTCGCGGGAACGGGCTTGGAAATTCCGTAGGCTGCAACCAACTGGTCGATGCCCACTTCCTTTACATTATGTTATTGCAGGAGCTGATTTGCTCCACAAAAATCAAGACAACATAATCTATGATGTAATATTTTGTTCTACTCCTCACTGATTGTCGTGGGGTCTACACAGCAATGCCCATGGTTGATGGACTTGAGTTTCGGAGAAGAAGGTGCGCTAGCGAATTCATCGGCTGACAAGCAAGGGGAGGCACGATTTACCCATGTTAAGCCGTTCAGGCCCCTGGAGGGTAAAAACCTAATTCTTGCTTGTTTGTTCTTGATTGATGATGATGCTTACAAAGTCGCCGTGATGGCTATGATGTTCTATATTCTAGATTGATTGTCCTCCCATGATTCCCCttctagcctttatataggaggctggaTCTCAGGTATCGTGTTTGGGTCGGTTACAAGTTGGAGATGAACTCTAGGGTTCCTTGCCTTGGGCATGTTCTTGTTCTGCATGCCAGGAACCTACGCGTTCAATCCCTTCATAGATGCCCAAATCATCTTGGACTTATTGGTCCTTAGCAGGTCATTAGGTAAGCCTCCGGTTATGTCGCACCAGGTATGCCAATGATGGGCACCTGAAGGCTCGTGTCCACGTCTCTGATCTTCTCATTTCACTTCATCTGATTAAGTTGCTTGCGAATTAACTATTTTCAAAATATGACGAGTACCTGATTAAGTGGCAAGAACACTATGAAATGTGAATATAATATCTATTTAAAAGGTTTTGTTAACTCTCGGTTGTCTGAGAatttaaatttgccggtagaaatcaAGATCCATGCAAGATTcccaattcataaaccctaagaacaaacaaaaaaaaaattgcattaGATGAGCAAATTATCACGACATGGTGAACTTCTTTTTAGATATATTCTGAACGGACCGACACAGTATTTTTTTTCCACACTACAGGAACGAAAGCAAGTGAGTACTTTTTTACATTTGTATGAGCACACTTTCGTAAAGTCGACGGAGGACCCATATTTAAAACATAATTACATGGCTACATGGGTTGTGCCTAACTACAATAGTTAGCTATATAGTGTGAGCCTGGTAAATCAACGATCTACGGTATGATTCAAAACACAGCTTCACGAGTAGTCTAATAATAATCATTACCGTGGCGAGGGGAAGGCACGTCAACCATTAATCAGGAGCCTTACTTTCTTTTCATAATCAGGTATGCTTAGTCTAATTGGTCATACATAATTATTATACTTAACCTTAGTTTTCCACCTGCACTTTCCAGGTTAATGTAAAACCATCTTTTAAGCTTCGTATTGAGCTTTCCCTTTAACAAAAGTTCAAAGGCCAACTGCCCAACTCAAGTAATTTTTCAGCTTCATTATGCTCTAGATCTTTTATTGACTCGTGGCATATGTATTTCTCATTAATTCAACGCTATGTACAATATATAGCCAACAAATACGGCTGCTTCTTCCCCTAATTTTTATTTTCGTCATTGGAATATATCCTTTTCACTTAAACCTGGTCGGTGCTTAAGAATTATTCAACCCCTCTATCAAAGAATAAAATTGAGAAGAAAGATTCACCTCACCGTGAGCCCACGTGGTTCTCAGGATGCAAAGATAGATCTTCCCCAAAGGGGAACATCACATGACCATCTAGTCATCACTTTTGCAAAGGGACAtatcttttttttcaaaataaagcTGGCGTGTGAGATGTTTGGCCCTTAACTTAGTGCATAAATTCAATATCCTTTTCCTTTAGGGTAAGTAACCGCATCCTTGCTTGCTAAGCATGCAGGTGACACTTATAACACGGTTTTGAGGCATCTTGTATTGTTCTATTCTCAATACAAATTCCATTCTCCTGAAACGTTATAGTTATGTGGCATGGGCTGCTTTTTATATTTATTACACTATAAAAGAGAAGCGATCTCCTCGGACATGCATCCATTGACGAATGATACTCACATCATTTACATTAATTTTAAATGATGCTAGAGGTATCGAGcgatatgcttgatgagcaactcaaatcaacAACAAAAATGATGCTAGAGGTACACCAAATATGAATAAATCATTTCAGAGGAAAACAAAAAAGTGGTCTTCGATAAAACGTGTGAACCAACCGCTATAGGCCTTATCATTAATTGCACAGCGGCGGCATATATGGGTATCTTTTTGTTGATTGGCTCGAAGATCAGTTTCAGGCACGAAAACTCTAGGGCCATGTGATAAGCCAAGCTTTTTTAAGCAACAATGCTTATTTGTATAGAAGAGGTGTCTAGTAAGGCACCTGCATAGTGTAAGTAAGCGCTAGTGTTTAAATAAAAAACCGATTTATTTTTGAAGGATCTCTTTAAGCATCTtgtattgtacatgccctaagtgtGAGCTTTGCTGGTTGGTACCGACAATATGAGTTGGCGATCTCTTCTTCGAGGCGTTGTTTTGGAGTGCTCCGTACTTGGTGAAGCTTGGAGGCCTCGTCTTCCTTGTGAGTACAAAATACCGTATGTGTTTTTGAGCCACATTTGATTTTTGGCGTAACTAAATTTATTTTTTTGACAAAATAACACATATGTGATTGCACGTCGAAATTGGCACGCTCTACGTCTCGTCTGGACCTCGCATGCCTTTTGCACAGTGTTAGTGGTGGTGTTTTGGAAACTAGGTGCACAGGAACCTATTATGAAAAATGCATTAAAAACAAAATTTGAAATATCAAAGAACTCCAGAAGGATATTCGCATGTGCATCCAGATATTCTACGTTcacacataagttttagcattaaAAAAAATCTTATGTGCCATGTATGAAAAGATAAATAAAAAAACCCGTGAATAGTAACGTTGGAGcataaaaaaaatatttattttacaCGGGACATCAGAATTATTAATTTTTTTCCGAAAACCTGTGTGCGAACAAATTACATGCacaatttttttctgaattttccgATGTTTTGAAATGTGTTTCTATACACCCAGGAGTCGAATTAGATTTCCGCACAATGTTTCCTTATTTTGACAAAGGCAGATAGGAATGCAGTGCCGACAAAACAACAACACGTGGTGCTTTGATCTAAGCAAGGTGAAAGGCCTCACGATCACGAGGTGACGCTTTACAACTGTCCATCAGGATCCAGGAACCACCACTGTGCAGACGATCTACATCTACTCATCGGCCATTAGCTAGCTTCCCCACCCGGCAGACGGCGGTGCGGTAGCCGGTAGCGTGCCGATACGCGAACGCCGGTTAGGCGAAAAGTCGGCTGGCCATTGACGTGCACAAGTCTTTGAGGAAGAACCAGGCAAGCTACAGAGAAGAACTCCGGGGCGGCGAAGGCGCCGGCCGGCCGGTGGACCCGATCAAAAGGAGGCAAGGAAAGCAGGCCGGCGTCGCTTTCCGCTCGTCGTCGAGCCCGGATCAGGACGTACGGCCGGATGCGCCTCCATCGGACGGCCGGCGGCGGTTTGGCGGTTGCCGGCCTAGCCGCAGTTGGTCCCTGTCCATCCGGATTCGCGCTACAGCAGGCCAGAAAGGCAGCAGATCTTTTCATGGGTGGCGTGGTGGTGGGTTCGCGCGTACTACTACCGTCGtgcgtcgtcgccgtcgctgcgCCGTGGGGCCATGGTTTGGGAGGAGACTTTCTGGGCCCACGGTCATTGACGCCCTGTTGTTTTCGTAATCTAGCGCTGGATCCATCAGGTGGCGGTGGTTGCCAGCATGTCGgcatttttgttttgcaagaaccaCACCCACTTGCGCTCCCTGTTTTATTCAACGACTCCTCTCTCCAAACAAATCAGAGGTAAGCCTGCACTACTACTAACTTCGGTTTTAAAAAATAAGGCGCTCCTGTTTTacgagttttttgtttgaccaaaaattacttcaaatagataaagattatttttgttgctcaatttttatgatcaaagtttgtcttgaaatacgtgtgcagcttatttcttgaaacggaggtagtatatcacTATTTACCGGCCCTACAAGAGAATAATTTATTTTTTCATGTCATGACGTTGTCAAATAATTTGTGATCATCATCGCGAGAAAATAAACAATTGTGACCAATTGGATGATACAGACTCTATCGGCCAATCAATGGTGTGGTTTGGATACGTATAAATTTCTCCGTCCAAATAAGACAGTCTTTGTGATATATTGCTAGTTCTTGGTCGGATCCAGAATTAACTTAGAGGTGGGCTGTTGGATTTGCAttgtttttttcgagaaaacgcaaaagcttgcatttcgatgcattgatagagagAGTTTGATACAAGCCTAAAGAGGCCACACCTAAGTACAACGCGACACACTACACACTACAATGTGGGGAGCAGTGCCGCAAGCCCCGAAGCCCTGTTGTCGCCCACGATTTGACATCCGCCTTTATCGTCTCGAGCAAGCCGTGAAGGTTGAGTCGCGTGCCATCGAAGATGATAGCGTTGCGCCGCTTCCATAGCCACCAAACCGTGAGCATGATCGCCGAGGAGATTCCCACGATGCCTTTGGGGAAGCTCGGACGGTTGTATCCCACCAATCAACGAACAAAACTCCCTCAGCGTGCCGGAGAGGTTGTACATGGGTTTCTAATTGTAACCGGGATTTTCCGGTCGCACGCAGAATCAaacatgagttgcaactaaaATTGGGTGATGTCAACTAACCACAAGCTAGGTTAATTCTCAGTCGACCGAAAATTAGTCGCATCCTTACTATTCGTTACGCTTTGTTCAAAAGACAACCAACAAACAACTCTTGGAATTTCCGTGGGATAAACACAAACTTAAAACTGCACGAAATACGCAAATGAGTGCAATGTGGATGTATAGGAAGCCAGAAATATAAAGATGGAACTCTTTTACGAAAAAATACAATTATTTTGGATGCTATTCTTGGAATAATCTTGAACAAGTGGGAGAACCATCATTTTTTCTAGTGAAGGCAAACAAGTAATTACCATCCTTTGGAGGGGCATGAGCAAAAGTTTCTAACCCCATAGGACAATAATTACCATGTGCACACATCCCATTTAAAACCAAAGTTTTAAATAGCCAGCTATAGCATTTTTGGAGACCTCGCTACACATGGGCCATTTATAGGCTAAATAAGAAAAATCACTAATAGCCGGCTATGTCAGTTATTTAGCTCCTAATTTAGCCACTAAACTTCTTTCTTTTTTGAACTTCTCTTCTCCCTTTTAATTCCTGTTTTATGAATTTTTGTTCAATTTTATTCGTAAAACTTATTACTTGAACGGTTGAATGACTTGTAGCTTGAATCATGTTTGCGTCATTGTTTTCCCCATGTTTTGCAAGATATGACTGAAATCTTTCCTCTTTTTGGAAAAACGCTAAATGGATTAGCCTGCTATAGATGCGCTATAATTTTTCTTAGCTGCTAAAAATGCTGCCACTAAATGCAATACCCCGCTATTTTAAACCATGTTATGCACACAAAACAACTAAATGAGTGCAATTTATAAAGCTAGAAATATAAAGCTGGGGCTCTTTAACAAAAATCCCAATTGTTCTAAAATGCTATTCTCGGAATAATTCTCCACAAGTGGCAATGAAATAATAATCATCCTCTGGAGGGGGTATCAACAAAAGTTTCTAACCCCCTGAAGATAGTAATTAACACGTGCAAACCGGCCATTAGCAAGACACGAGAAAACGAGGGCGGTAGTTTATATGAGGTCAAATACGTACCCCCACACAGGTACTCACCCAACTCATCTCATCAACCTTTCTCTATAAAAGGCAAGGCATGGCATTCCTTGGAGCTGCAGCCCGGAGGCGAGGGTGGGCTTTGTTCATGCATTGGCTAGctgctccctcatctctcccgtagATATATAGAGCGTCCGACTTTTCTTCAGTGTTCTTCACTGATATAGAGATAGCTTCGAGCCTTTTCCGTTTTATTTCCTTCTTGTTCTTGATCTCGATCTCTTCTCGATCTACAACCACCGATAGATCCTAGCATCCCTGTTGTTTTTCCCCAACAAGGATCTAGCTAGTTCTTGCAGATTTCATGCAGAACTAATACAAGTTCTTCCATCTTCATTTCGCCTTTGTTCTATCATCCCAACAAGACTTGCTAGCTCTTGATTTCTTTGGAGAGAAAAAAGAGCTCACGTACGAAACCACATACCTACTCCGATATTCTTCCCCTCCTAGCTAGCCAGAAGACATGGAACACGTTCTGCTCGATcgctcttccggaagcttcgagcACCGGAAGAGGAACATCTATGGCGGCGGTCCGAGGCCGGCGAGGCCGCACGGCGCGTACGGCTCCACCCGTACTTGCCCGCAGTACCACCACTTCCAGCAAGGTGGCGCATGGAGCTCCGCCCCCGCTCCCCTGCTCCCATACGCGAGGCCTGTGATATACAAGTCCCCGTCTCTCCCACTCCCGCCGTCCAACCAGCCACCGCTCCTGCCGCTCCCACCCACCGCCACCAAGTACGCCACTTTACCCTACCCGCCACCGCCCGCACCACCGCGCACCGCGAGGCCGGCGGCACCGGTGGCCGTCGTGCCAGCAGCAACGGCTCGCGCTGCTTCGTCCCGCCAACTGATCGGCCAGAGTGacaagaggaggaggccggctAAGCCGCCGGCGACGGAGCCGGCGAGggttcagaagaagaagaagccgctgGAGCGGGCGACGCCGCTGCCGTCCGCGACGGTGGTGACCGAGGCGCTGGACGACCTCGAGCAGGAGGTGGCTCGGAGCTTCGTCCAGGACCTGCTCCacgcgctcgcgccgccgccaagcAGCCTGCCGCTGCCCAGGTTCTCCATCGTCGTGAAAGCGGCGGCATCCTCCGTCAAGGTggtgccggccaccccctcctgcAACGCGGAGGCATCCAGCGCCGAcgagctccgccgcctcctccggctctAGCATCATGACAATCACCCTGCCGCGCCGTGCACGGCGTACGTACGTGTAAGTTGTAACGTGTTACCGGTGTGCCGATACCACAACTTCTCTGCTATAAGTTCCCTCCGATACTATTATTTCTTGGCTGGGAAAATACGTACTACCAAAAGTAGAGAAGAAATGTATTACGTACTACTACTAGTAGAAGACAGAAAAGAAGAGTTGTGTGATGCTAGAGGAATGGTCGGTGGCGTGATCGTGATGTGGGCGTTGGGCGGACGCGGTGCACAAGGGGGAGTCGTACGTCgaggtggagaagaagaagatggttAATCAAGCTTTGTGTGgtagaaatctagggtttacgtTAAGTGTGTGCCTGCGTGCGCGTGCATATGGTACTAGTATTGTTCTCGTTCTTGACTGGGTATGAGTTTTTTGAATTACCTTGTATCAAG encodes:
- the LOC124654081 gene encoding proline-rich receptor-like protein kinase PERK8; protein product: MEHVLLDRSSGSFEHRKRNIYGGGPRPARPHGAYGSTRTCPQYHHFQQGGAWSSAPAPLLPYARPVIYKSPSLPLPPSNQPPLLPLPPTATKYATLPYPPPPAPPRTARPAAPVAVVPAATARAASSRQLIGQSDKRRRPAKPPATEPARVQKKKKPLERATPLPSATVVTEALDDLEQEVARSFVQDLLHALAPPPSSLPLPRFSIVVKAAASSVKVVPATPSCNAEASSADELRRLLRL